TTCCTTGACGTCGCCGGCGGCCACGCGGTCGTAGAACTCGGACTGGTCCAGCGATTCCCGCTGGCTCCCGGCGGTGCTCAGGACCTGGTAGCCGATCACGATCGCCGCGATGACGACCAGCCAGATCACGATGGTCTTGAGGTGTGAATTCACCGCGCGGCTCCTGTCGTCCCCCGGGTCCGGGGATGCCCTCCCCCGGTGCGCCCCCGCACGCGCCCCAACGAACTCTGCACAATATAACGGAGGTGGCGCCGGATCGCCAAGAGGCCGTTGCCCATCGGCGCCGCCCGGGGTCGGGCGGCGAGGTCCGTGCCCCACCCGGAACTCACTCCGCGTACGTGAGATAGGGCAGGTTCCGGAAGAGCCCATCGGCGTCGAGGCCGTAACCGACCAACCAGACGTCCGGCACGGTGAACCCGACGTACTCCGTCGGCACGTTGACGACCCGTCGAGCGGGCTTGTCCAGCAGAACCGCGATCCTGACACGGGCCGGCCGGCAAGACAGGAGGTGGCGGCGAAGGGCCGCAAGCGTCCGTCCGGTGTCGAGGATGTCCTCGACGACCAGGACGTCCGCCCCTTCCACGGGGAACTCGTCGGGCAGCGCGATCGCCGACGGGTCTCCTCCCCGATCGACGGACCGCACCGGCACCAGCGCGAGCCGCACCGGCATCGGAAGGCGCCTCACGAGGTCGGAGGCGAACACGAACGCACCGTCCATCAGCGCCAGGACCGAGAGCGTGGTCCCCTCCGGGGTGTCCGTGGCGATGGCGCGTGCGAGAGCATCGACCCGCTCCCGCAGCCGGCCCTCGCCGATCAGGATCTCGCCGGAGAGCTTCATCGCGTCACCTCCTCGGGCAGGTTCTGCGATCGAGAACGACCTCGGGTCCCCGTCTCCGGGCACCCAGCCCGCTGGGGAGGTCGGCCCGCCGGTCTTCCCCCCCGCCCGCGAGGCCGAGCAGCGCCTCGACGTGCCGTGTCCCGATGCGCCGCGGGTCGGCCCCGGCCCGCTCCAGCGCGAGGCGCGCGATTCTCCCGGCGAGGGCAGCCGGCGTTCTTGCGAGCGCCCGGGCGTCGATCGAGAGCCTACCGGAGGCCCCGAGCGTCACGATTCGCTGAAGTCGCCGCCTCGCGAGGGCGTCGAGGAGCCGCGCGTCCTCACGAAGCCGCTCCGCGGCTTCGACGAGATGCCGCGCGGCTCGCGGGTTCAGCGCCGCGGCGAGCACGGGAAGCACTCGTCGCCTGACCCGGTTGCGATCGTACTCGAGGCTGAGATTCGAGGGGTCCTCGCGGTGCCCTAGGCCGCGCCGGCGAAGCCAGGCGCGAAGATCGGCCCGCTCGACGCCGAGCAGCGGGCGCACGAACGGGCCGGGACCCTCGGGCGCCATCCCCGCGATCGCGGCCGGTCCCGCCCCGCGCGCGAGACGCATCAGCACCGTCTCCGCCTGGTCGTCGAGGGTATGGCCGGTGGCAATCCTCCCGGCGCGCGCCTCGGCCGCGGCCTCGAGCAGGAACGCCCGGCGCACCCGCCGCGCCGCTTCCTCGGGGGACTCGTCCCGACGGCGGAGGCCGGCGACCGGCCGCCGATCGGCGAGACAGGCCAAGCCGAGACCCGAGGCGAGCCGCTCCACGAACCGGCGGTCGGCCGCGGAGCCGCGGCGCAGCGCGTGATCGAGGTGGGCGACCACGATCCTGATCGGCCGCCGCGCGGCGAAGTGGGCGAGCAGGTGGAGGAGCGCCACCGAATCCGCGCCTCCCGACACCGCCGCCAGAACCGTCCCGCTTTTCGGCAGGAGCCGCTCGGCGGCGGAGCGGAAGAGGATCTCGACGAGGTCCGCCATGCGTTCAGCGCAGGAAATGCTCGCGGGAAGGGTCGGCTCCGACGGCTGCGGCGAAGAGCACGATCGCTTCCCCCAGCGCGTCCTCAAGCGGTCCGGCGAACCCGCGGTTCCCGAGCGCGGTCCAGACCGCGCGGTGGTAGGCGGCGATCTGGTGCGGGGGCCGCTTGAACCGGCGCCACACGTCGTCGGGATCGAGTCCCTCGGTGCGCGCATCGTCGAGATCCCAGAGGATGCTCCTCAGGTTGTGGATCTTGTCGGCCGCGCACGTCGGCAGAGCGAGCTCGGACGCGCGATCGAGGTGCGCGACGTACGCGAGCTTCCGCTCCTCCCAGGGGCGCGTCTTGTCGGGCTCCGAGAGGTCCACGACCGCCTGCGCGATCGCCGGACCAAACGCCTCCTCGATCTCGTCCCGG
The Terriglobia bacterium genome window above contains:
- the tilS gene encoding tRNA lysidine(34) synthetase TilS, with amino-acid sequence MADLVEILFRSAAERLLPKSGTVLAAVSGGADSVALLHLLAHFAARRPIRIVVAHLDHALRRGSAADRRFVERLASGLGLACLADRRPVAGLRRRDESPEEAARRVRRAFLLEAAAEARAGRIATGHTLDDQAETVLMRLARGAGPAAIAGMAPEGPGPFVRPLLGVERADLRAWLRRRGLGHREDPSNLSLEYDRNRVRRRVLPVLAAALNPRAARHLVEAAERLREDARLLDALARRRLQRIVTLGASGRLSIDARALARTPAALAGRIARLALERAGADPRRIGTRHVEALLGLAGGGEDRRADLPSGLGARRRGPEVVLDRRTCPRR
- a CDS encoding hypoxanthine phosphoribosyltransferase (catalyzes the formation of inosine monophosphate from hypoxanthine and 5-phospho-alpha-D-ribose 1-diphosphate), which produces MKLSGEILIGEGRLRERVDALARAIATDTPEGTTLSVLALMDGAFVFASDLVRRLPMPVRLALVPVRSVDRGGDPSAIALPDEFPVEGADVLVVEDILDTGRTLAALRRHLLSCRPARVRIAVLLDKPARRVVNVPTEYVGFTVPDVWLVGYGLDADGLFRNLPYLTYAE
- a CDS encoding HD domain-containing protein; this translates as MEPEYLLYRAIGFAERAHRGQLRKGTQKPYFVHPVAVGMMVLAHGYGIEAAVVGLLHDVIEDTPADRDEIEEAFGPAIAQAVVDLSEPDKTRPWEERKLAYVAHLDRASELALPTCAADKIHNLRSILWDLDDARTEGLDPDDVWRRFKRPPHQIAAYHRAVWTALGNRGFAGPLEDALGEAIVLFAAAVGADPSREHFLR